One region of Coraliomargarita parva genomic DNA includes:
- a CDS encoding ABC transporter substrate-binding protein: MTNELLEEEPVFPENEGAPARQLDYLGYAPCPIRKELQRRMHAYFNAHKSEFGPIEWFSPDGCFHGSGDNDPYDLVWKGEDPSDMPGVMTDGGSSDFFTAEGHERWIASGVYADDAGIHTQIRPEFAEAGLEDPLGAMHLYASFPSVIMVDLEKLGDRPSPLGWKDLGNPIYKGDITLAGHDDNELSDNMLFNTWKNFGDDGLRALASNMKQFWAPAKMMKAIGAGHPDGTAIYCLNYFFAKACHRSEKARLVWPEEGAWFQPLMVLARKGRRPASQLAIDFLFTPEWGRYLDQVGFPPVYSYEGQPALPGKMSWAGWDFFRQPDLEAKREAMQAVFQEALHL; this comes from the coding sequence ATGACAAACGAGCTACTTGAAGAGGAACCCGTATTCCCTGAAAATGAAGGGGCGCCCGCGAGGCAGTTGGACTATCTGGGGTACGCGCCGTGTCCGATCCGCAAGGAGTTGCAACGGCGGATGCATGCCTACTTCAACGCACACAAGTCGGAGTTTGGCCCGATTGAATGGTTTTCGCCGGATGGCTGTTTTCATGGAAGCGGTGACAATGATCCCTACGACCTTGTCTGGAAGGGGGAAGATCCGTCGGACATGCCAGGAGTGATGACCGATGGCGGGAGTAGTGATTTCTTTACCGCGGAAGGACACGAGCGGTGGATTGCCTCCGGGGTATATGCGGATGATGCCGGAATCCATACGCAGATTCGTCCGGAGTTTGCGGAAGCCGGCTTGGAGGATCCTTTGGGAGCAATGCATCTGTACGCCAGCTTTCCATCCGTCATCATGGTGGATCTGGAAAAGTTGGGCGACCGCCCGTCACCCCTGGGCTGGAAGGATCTGGGCAACCCGATTTACAAGGGAGACATCACGCTCGCAGGACACGACGACAACGAGCTCTCGGACAACATGCTCTTCAATACATGGAAGAACTTCGGTGATGACGGTTTGCGGGCGCTGGCCTCCAATATGAAGCAATTCTGGGCGCCCGCGAAAATGATGAAGGCCATCGGGGCGGGGCATCCGGACGGAACTGCCATCTATTGTTTGAACTATTTCTTCGCCAAGGCCTGCCATCGAAGTGAAAAGGCGCGACTGGTTTGGCCGGAGGAAGGCGCATGGTTTCAGCCTCTCATGGTCTTGGCGCGGAAGGGGCGTCGTCCAGCCTCACAGTTGGCGATCGACTTCCTGTTTACGCCCGAGTGGGGGCGCTATCTCGACCAGGTCGGCTTTCCTCCGGTTTACAGCTACGAAGGACAGCCTGCCTTGCCCGGAAAGATGAGCTGGGCGGGCTGGGACTTCTTCCGTCAACCGGACCTGGAGGCCAAGCGGGAAGCCATGCAGGCCGTTTTTCAGGAGGCGCTTCACCTGTGA
- a CDS encoding GTP-binding protein, giving the protein MSLITVGGPPSCGKTSVILKTVASMSDTGKRIGVVKFDCLSSQDADLFKAAGIPVLTGISANYCPDHYFVTNIEDCVHWAESEGLDLLISESAGLCNRCAPHVRGFLAVCVLDNLSGVNTPRKVGPMLKTADIVVVTKGDIVSQAEREVFAFRVRQVNPKARVLFINGITGQGAWDLGRLWLEAPADAPLAGGRMRFSVPTAVCSYCFGELRIGEAHQQGTLRKIQIPEAG; this is encoded by the coding sequence ATTTCCCTTATCACAGTTGGTGGGCCGCCATCCTGTGGCAAGACGAGTGTCATCCTTAAGACGGTTGCCAGCATGTCGGATACGGGCAAGCGGATCGGTGTGGTCAAATTCGATTGCCTGAGTTCGCAGGATGCGGACCTGTTCAAGGCGGCAGGAATTCCGGTTCTCACCGGTATCTCCGCCAATTATTGTCCGGATCATTATTTCGTTACGAATATCGAGGATTGTGTGCACTGGGCCGAGAGCGAGGGGCTGGATCTGCTGATCAGCGAAAGCGCGGGCCTGTGCAACCGCTGTGCTCCACATGTGCGCGGCTTTCTGGCCGTTTGTGTCCTGGATAATCTTTCCGGTGTCAATACACCGCGCAAGGTCGGCCCCATGCTGAAAACCGCCGATATCGTTGTGGTTACGAAAGGGGATATCGTCAGTCAGGCGGAGCGGGAGGTTTTTGCCTTTCGGGTCAGGCAGGTGAACCCCAAGGCGAGGGTTCTTTTTATCAATGGCATCACCGGGCAGGGGGCCTGGGACCTGGGGCGCCTGTGGTTGGAAGCCCCGGCGGATGCGCCGCTTGCCGGTGGCCGCATGCGATTCTCCGTACCGACTGCGGTCTGTTCCTATTGCTTCGGGGAACTGCGTATCGGCGAGGCACACCAGCAGGGCACGCTGCGCAAAATACAAATTCCGGAGGCGGGCTGA
- a CDS encoding ATP-binding cassette domain-containing protein, whose product MAVDEPIDLNAFLDLYHLPATDAADLKAYWESLPWNTRQESGFTLGRLLEAYSEYAKNAGILNDETPPLRALDILPGRDKSGCPEAFDLHFEPGEVVCLVGPTGAGKSRLLADIECLAQGDTPTGRCVLVNGQAPDFGGRFSGESSLVAQITQNMNFIMDLSVRDFLYMHAESRALENVDTVVARVLDEAVAMAGEPFGPEDQITQLSGGQSRALMIADAAYLSPKPVILIDEIENAGVDRNRALDLFVRKGKIVLLSTHDPILALSGVRRLVIANGAVAKVIETSDVERNICEELKQMDAVLSRVRGRLRAGECIGDL is encoded by the coding sequence ATGGCTGTGGACGAACCGATCGACTTGAATGCCTTTCTGGACTTGTACCATCTTCCGGCAACGGACGCTGCGGATCTGAAGGCTTACTGGGAATCCCTGCCATGGAACACCCGCCAGGAATCCGGTTTTACCTTGGGCCGCTTGTTGGAGGCTTATTCCGAGTATGCGAAAAACGCCGGCATTCTCAATGACGAGACGCCCCCCCTGCGCGCACTCGATATACTCCCTGGTCGGGACAAATCAGGTTGTCCGGAAGCTTTCGACCTTCATTTTGAGCCCGGCGAGGTGGTCTGTCTGGTGGGGCCGACAGGAGCGGGCAAAAGTCGCCTTCTGGCTGATATCGAATGTCTGGCACAAGGAGATACGCCGACCGGTCGCTGTGTCCTGGTCAACGGACAGGCTCCCGACTTTGGCGGACGTTTCTCCGGCGAAAGCAGCCTCGTCGCACAGATTACCCAGAACATGAATTTCATTATGGATCTGAGTGTACGGGACTTTCTCTACATGCATGCGGAAAGCCGTGCGCTTGAGAATGTCGATACGGTGGTGGCCCGTGTGTTGGACGAGGCGGTCGCCATGGCCGGCGAACCTTTTGGCCCGGAGGACCAGATTACCCAGCTCAGTGGCGGTCAGTCCCGCGCGCTGATGATCGCGGATGCCGCTTACCTGAGTCCCAAGCCCGTGATTCTGATTGACGAGATCGAGAATGCGGGGGTGGACCGTAACCGTGCACTCGACCTGTTTGTCAGGAAGGGGAAGATCGTACTCCTCTCAACCCATGATCCGATACTGGCTCTTTCGGGCGTGCGGCGTCTCGTGATTGCCAACGGTGCTGTCGCGAAGGTGATTGAGACCTCAGACGTCGAACGGAATATCTGTGAAGAGCTCAAGCAGATGGACGCCGTGCTTTCTCGTGTGAGAGGGCGTCTTCGTGCCGGCGAGTGTATCGGGGACTTGTGA
- a CDS encoding acetate uptake transporter encodes MSHGTNAQGNPAVVGLAGFGVTTLVLQFHNVGWCGIGPVFALALIFGGLAQLIAGFQEFKCGNNFGYSAFVAYGAFWIGFGVILICNALGVYKSTHADVGFFLIGYTVYTFIMWIPAMRIHSAMALTFTLLLIGFILLDVAHFLPHENAVRLTAIAGYELMACAFSALYMMAAAIYAQVFGREILPLGKPWLLLRPKTDRSGQVNTTAQEAPSQA; translated from the coding sequence ATGTCACACGGTACAAATGCACAAGGGAATCCGGCGGTCGTCGGTCTGGCAGGCTTCGGCGTCACCACGCTGGTCCTCCAATTTCACAATGTCGGATGGTGCGGCATCGGACCGGTCTTCGCCCTGGCCCTGATTTTCGGTGGACTCGCCCAGCTCATTGCAGGCTTCCAGGAGTTCAAGTGCGGCAACAATTTCGGCTACAGCGCCTTTGTCGCCTATGGCGCCTTCTGGATCGGATTCGGCGTGATCCTGATCTGCAATGCCCTGGGCGTCTACAAATCGACCCATGCCGATGTCGGCTTCTTCCTGATTGGCTACACAGTCTACACCTTCATCATGTGGATCCCCGCCATGCGTATCCACAGCGCCATGGCACTCACCTTTACCCTACTCCTAATCGGCTTCATCCTCCTCGACGTGGCACACTTCCTCCCGCATGAAAACGCGGTTCGGCTGACCGCAATCGCCGGGTACGAACTGATGGCCTGCGCGTTCAGTGCGCTCTACATGATGGCTGCCGCGATCTACGCACAAGTCTTTGGCCGCGAAATACTGCCCCTCGGCAAACCATGGCTGCTGCTCCGGCCTAAGACGGACAGGAGCGGGCAAGTCAATACGACTGCGCAGGAAGCACCCTCGCAGGCCTAG
- a CDS encoding right-handed parallel beta-helix repeat-containing protein, translating into MKNRHLLDRLRSKLARTACLLGLVPALAFSAEFYMTVDGAGSKDGSSWAHAYASDALATVLDQSMEAGDSLYLGGPESEDAANYGDLRIKIGSSGTAEARKSLIGVDRGFGPPSFVGKQKTRSYTTFRFIEGSSYWTVKDLRIEHREFGLATDETEHRGLIIDGLSVHSVREAAFAFANCDDLTVRHCQAERYSEAGFRFSHSCDRISILDSLADCTGTRNEDDKAFWKYCSDPVGFDFHSKGSEAPPNTDIRMENCVSINNRELKGSYPQGDGIKFERGNIGITLIGCLSSRNQDAGYDLKGTRQTLKDCKAISNRRYGFKVWYDGELVNCISVDHGSREFTLPSQKGEHAITAKNCTFHGSDRSRFIVGTETAGTTVILENCILSFAGVGAGDPGSFIMGPGEVILKDSVTLLNASVAGNPPRYEDPTLPWYGKGPHFNNQSYAQPKGYHSVDAHE; encoded by the coding sequence ATGAAGAATCGCCATCTGCTGGACCGCCTCCGATCAAAACTTGCCCGAACCGCATGCCTCCTGGGCTTGGTCCCAGCCTTGGCCTTTTCGGCGGAATTTTACATGACGGTTGACGGTGCCGGATCGAAGGACGGTTCAAGTTGGGCGCATGCCTATGCAAGTGACGCGCTAGCCACGGTGCTGGACCAAAGCATGGAAGCCGGTGACAGCCTGTACCTCGGTGGTCCTGAATCGGAGGATGCGGCAAACTACGGCGACCTGAGAATCAAGATCGGCAGCAGCGGAACGGCAGAAGCGCGCAAGTCCTTGATCGGGGTGGACCGGGGTTTCGGGCCGCCAAGCTTTGTTGGGAAGCAAAAGACACGCAGCTACACAACGTTCCGCTTTATCGAAGGGAGCAGTTACTGGACAGTGAAAGACCTCCGCATCGAGCATCGGGAGTTTGGCCTGGCGACAGATGAGACAGAGCACCGGGGTCTAATTATCGATGGCCTCTCGGTCCACAGTGTACGGGAAGCCGCGTTTGCTTTTGCAAACTGCGATGACCTGACCGTCCGGCACTGCCAAGCCGAACGGTACAGCGAAGCCGGTTTCCGCTTCAGTCATTCCTGTGACCGCATTTCGATCCTCGACAGCCTTGCGGACTGCACCGGCACACGAAACGAAGACGACAAGGCATTCTGGAAGTACTGCTCCGATCCGGTGGGGTTCGACTTCCACTCAAAAGGAAGCGAGGCGCCCCCGAACACGGACATCCGGATGGAGAACTGTGTGTCGATCAACAACCGCGAGCTCAAGGGCTCCTACCCGCAGGGGGACGGCATCAAGTTCGAGCGAGGCAACATCGGGATCACATTGATCGGCTGTTTGTCGAGTCGCAACCAGGATGCGGGATACGACTTGAAAGGCACCCGTCAAACACTGAAGGACTGCAAGGCCATCTCGAATCGCAGGTACGGCTTCAAGGTCTGGTACGACGGCGAGCTGGTGAATTGTATCTCCGTGGACCACGGCAGCCGCGAGTTTACCTTACCCAGTCAAAAAGGAGAACATGCGATTACCGCGAAGAACTGCACCTTCCACGGATCGGATCGCTCGAGATTCATTGTGGGCACGGAGACAGCAGGTACCACGGTCATTCTGGAAAATTGTATCCTCTCCTTCGCAGGTGTCGGTGCGGGGGATCCCGGCTCATTCATAATGGGGCCGGGTGAAGTCATCCTCAAAGACAGCGTGACACTCTTAAACGCGAGCGTGGCGGGCAACCCACCCCGTTACGAAGACCCGACCCTGCCATGGTATGGCAAGGGCCCCCATTTTAACAATCAGAGCTACGCTCAACCAAAAGGCTACCATAGTGTCGACGCACACGAATGA
- a CDS encoding SDR family oxidoreductase — translation MTEKHALVAGGLGVIGRNLVTHLADELGWDVTAVSRRSPEFETKARYISVDLCDYNATRVALTDAAPFTHVFYAAYQELEIPEEQVSVNLSMLRNCVTAAGVLSPDLQRVVLYEGAKYYGAHLGAFSTPAHEEDPRQLPPMFYYDQEDWLRSVGEGKPWDWVVLRPDVVCGFAIGNPMNLAMVIAVYASICKELGLPLRFPGSRECYGKLAQVTDAGQLARGSAWAAMEAEGKKAYNLTNGDIFRWSHLWKQIAAYFDMDAAEPMPIRLSEMMADKAPLWQAIQRKYGLVEVPYEKIASWPFGDFILNCDWDVISSTTRIRQAGFHDVVDSESMFLRLFDEFRERKVIP, via the coding sequence ATGACAGAAAAACATGCATTAGTCGCAGGCGGCCTTGGCGTCATCGGACGCAACCTGGTCACACACTTGGCGGATGAGCTGGGGTGGGACGTCACCGCGGTTTCCCGGCGCAGTCCGGAATTTGAAACAAAGGCCAGGTACATATCCGTGGATCTATGCGATTACAATGCCACCCGCGTCGCGTTGACCGATGCAGCTCCGTTCACCCACGTTTTTTATGCTGCCTACCAGGAACTGGAAATTCCGGAGGAGCAGGTGTCTGTGAACCTTTCCATGTTGCGTAATTGCGTCACGGCTGCCGGCGTGCTGTCACCGGATTTACAGCGGGTCGTGCTGTATGAGGGGGCGAAGTACTACGGGGCGCACCTCGGCGCCTTTTCGACGCCGGCGCATGAGGAGGATCCCCGGCAACTGCCGCCCATGTTCTACTACGACCAGGAAGACTGGCTTCGATCCGTGGGTGAAGGCAAGCCCTGGGACTGGGTCGTGCTGCGCCCGGATGTTGTCTGCGGTTTCGCCATCGGGAATCCCATGAACCTGGCGATGGTCATCGCGGTCTATGCCTCGATCTGCAAGGAACTCGGGCTACCACTGCGCTTCCCCGGCTCGCGGGAGTGTTATGGCAAACTGGCCCAGGTTACGGATGCCGGTCAATTGGCCCGTGGCTCGGCTTGGGCTGCGATGGAGGCGGAAGGAAAGAAAGCCTACAACTTGACCAACGGTGATATTTTCCGTTGGTCGCACTTATGGAAGCAGATCGCCGCATACTTCGATATGGATGCGGCGGAGCCGATGCCGATCCGTCTCTCCGAGATGATGGCGGACAAGGCCCCGCTCTGGCAGGCAATCCAGCGCAAGTATGGCCTGGTTGAAGTGCCTTATGAGAAGATTGCTTCTTGGCCCTTCGGTGACTTTATCCTGAACTGCGACTGGGATGTGATTTCATCCACTACGCGTATCCGGCAGGCCGGCTTTCATGATGTAGTCGACAGCGAGTCGATGTTTTTGCGTTTATTCGACGAATTCCGGGAGCGGAAAGTGATACCCTGA
- a CDS encoding sugar phosphate isomerase/epimerase family protein, which yields MRSQNEIIGICTWNLGIKDLDLMMSTIAGLGLTGVQFCGSYREFEAAEVKAAAAANGLALIIYDPFDCHPGPKNGEATFENAISYYDKAIDFAAELGVGQTLQGLSAWTKNCRDQQGAWTFLSEALRSLSSYANGKGVPLSYEPCNLYEVPYIHTAAEYQQLIDASGCTDIQILLDSFHMNIGEPDPLKTLEVYASRNSVFHLSDSNREGIGRGHIDFGAYLNALRRGGFEGPYVVECVLKGNPVNTPPRNDAEMAQLTSQIRESVEAWKALQSL from the coding sequence ATGCGTTCACAAAATGAAATTATCGGCATCTGCACCTGGAATCTGGGAATCAAAGATTTGGACTTGATGATGTCCACTATCGCAGGGCTTGGCCTGACTGGAGTTCAATTCTGCGGGAGCTATCGTGAATTCGAAGCGGCCGAAGTCAAAGCAGCGGCTGCCGCCAACGGCTTGGCCCTGATTATCTATGACCCCTTTGATTGCCATCCAGGCCCCAAAAACGGTGAGGCCACGTTCGAGAACGCTATCAGCTACTACGATAAAGCCATCGACTTTGCCGCCGAACTCGGCGTGGGCCAGACCTTGCAAGGCCTATCGGCCTGGACGAAAAATTGCAGGGACCAGCAAGGCGCCTGGACATTTCTCAGCGAGGCCCTCCGGTCATTGTCAAGTTACGCAAATGGCAAGGGCGTCCCCCTCTCCTACGAACCCTGCAACCTCTACGAAGTCCCCTACATTCACACCGCAGCGGAATACCAGCAGCTAATCGATGCGAGCGGCTGTACGGACATCCAAATCCTGTTGGACAGTTTTCATATGAATATCGGAGAACCCGACCCCTTGAAAACATTGGAAGTCTATGCCTCCCGGAACTCGGTCTTTCACCTGTCCGATTCAAACCGAGAAGGCATTGGCCGGGGGCACATTGACTTTGGCGCCTATCTCAACGCGCTCCGTCGAGGAGGCTTTGAAGGTCCCTATGTCGTGGAGTGCGTTTTGAAGGGAAACCCGGTCAACACGCCACCGAGAAACGATGCGGAAATGGCCCAGTTAACCAGTCAAATCCGTGAGAGCGTCGAAGCCTGGAAAGCACTCCAATCACTCTAG
- a CDS encoding formylglycine-generating enzyme family protein: MAGIRFYCIGYCDTDVTCSVSVCRQSGNIPVNRNTSLDSIAGEPISNHVEFRCAMSNQPKKSVLIDLSENPVERGHRNKGLLFILIPIVLSGIVAVAFFLVSGAGKFNHGTTPKTLETDDAKLGEVMRSSELTQPVVSGFAEPVLPTPQSGSFKSMMIPAVEMNRDEQPAPGLDESEPRDHLDDIMDFYASHAELKRMPLHEEECSALVIQLQKAQGDDRATLENAYAVALIENLTDAVTREIGCNRRIVEGDALQTYAALEWNEVEKKLEALQALEAQGSNWESLLIRENALQSMMKFQTAAVATLSELAANYQNQGEIEMTKSMYRKILTLQPKSEPAIRFLHRHAFPAGTERQFTPVGLTMCFIPAGSYIMGTPEYEIGRDEDEWQHPVTQTRAFFLSKREITQNQWLQVMGRLPGQLPQSEFKPELPVHSVSWHEAMAFCRQLCEIDPEGNYRLPTEAEWEYACRAGSAEPYNNRSNRLELSAANIFDPGAVGNKDAVVAVGQYEANAWGLQDMHGNVWEWTLDWMQPYEELPALNPVADKLSEGADENLSTKVLRGGSYYDEAGFARSGNRWDYAPSVATEYIGFRVVREVRF; this comes from the coding sequence ATGGCGGGCATTAGGTTTTATTGTATCGGATATTGTGATACAGATGTTACATGTTCTGTTTCAGTCTGTCGACAGTCCGGTAACATTCCTGTGAACCGAAACACTAGCCTCGACAGTATTGCCGGCGAACCTATCTCGAATCACGTCGAATTCAGATGTGCGATGAGTAATCAACCTAAGAAAAGTGTTTTGATTGACCTTTCGGAGAATCCCGTCGAACGGGGTCATCGAAATAAGGGGCTTCTTTTTATTTTAATCCCGATTGTTCTTTCAGGAATCGTAGCGGTCGCATTCTTTCTGGTGTCGGGGGCCGGCAAATTCAATCATGGCACGACTCCTAAAACGCTTGAAACCGATGACGCAAAGCTAGGGGAAGTGATGCGCAGCTCTGAACTGACTCAGCCAGTGGTTTCAGGTTTCGCTGAGCCGGTATTGCCGACACCGCAATCCGGGAGTTTCAAAAGCATGATGATTCCGGCTGTCGAAATGAACAGGGACGAGCAGCCAGCTCCTGGACTCGATGAATCTGAGCCACGGGATCACCTTGATGACATTATGGATTTTTATGCCAGTCATGCAGAGTTGAAGCGGATGCCATTGCATGAAGAGGAATGTTCGGCACTCGTCATTCAACTGCAGAAGGCGCAAGGGGACGACAGGGCAACCCTGGAAAATGCGTATGCCGTGGCCCTTATTGAAAACCTCACCGATGCAGTCACGCGCGAGATCGGATGCAATCGCCGGATTGTCGAAGGAGACGCCCTGCAAACCTATGCGGCTCTCGAATGGAATGAGGTGGAAAAGAAACTTGAAGCTCTGCAAGCCCTCGAAGCCCAAGGGTCCAACTGGGAAAGCTTATTGATCCGGGAGAATGCACTTCAGTCGATGATGAAGTTTCAAACGGCCGCAGTTGCGACCCTGTCGGAGCTCGCTGCGAATTACCAGAATCAGGGTGAAATTGAGATGACGAAAAGTATGTACCGGAAAATCCTCACCTTACAACCTAAGTCAGAACCTGCTATCCGGTTCTTGCATCGTCATGCGTTTCCGGCCGGAACAGAACGGCAATTCACTCCGGTTGGACTCACGATGTGCTTCATACCGGCAGGCTCCTACATCATGGGCACGCCGGAGTATGAAATCGGCAGGGATGAAGATGAATGGCAGCATCCGGTTACGCAGACCCGGGCATTCTTCCTTAGTAAGCGGGAAATTACCCAGAACCAGTGGCTGCAAGTGATGGGACGACTGCCTGGGCAGTTACCCCAATCCGAATTCAAGCCTGAGTTGCCTGTACACAGTGTCAGTTGGCACGAAGCCATGGCTTTCTGCCGGCAATTGTGTGAAATCGATCCGGAGGGTAACTATCGCCTGCCCACTGAAGCAGAATGGGAATATGCTTGTCGCGCCGGCAGTGCGGAGCCGTACAACAATCGAAGCAACCGTCTGGAATTGTCCGCGGCGAATATTTTCGATCCCGGAGCCGTCGGCAACAAGGATGCAGTTGTGGCGGTTGGCCAATACGAGGCGAACGCCTGGGGCCTGCAGGACATGCATGGAAATGTATGGGAATGGACCTTGGATTGGATGCAGCCTTATGAGGAGTTGCCGGCGCTGAATCCTGTTGCGGATAAACTCAGCGAAGGGGCGGATGAAAACTTGAGTACAAAGGTGCTTCGTGGCGGTTCCTATTACGACGAGGCTGGGTTCGCCCGATCGGGCAATCGTTGGGATTATGCCCCCAGTGTTGCAACCGAATACATCGGATTCCGCGTAGTACGTGAGGTCCGGTTTTGA
- a CDS encoding PstS family phosphate ABC transporter substrate-binding protein, whose product MKKIHQSLLITLTGMIGLWMPACQTRSTCGPQSQAGTQAAPVMVPAQKSTPASAYEPYKLRTSLQGYLRSIGSDSMDQVIANWESELGRFHPNLRFRHEGKGSSTAIPALLEQRSDIGPMSRAAKDAEIEKFTGKFGYAPTQLTVAIDALAVFVHPDNPILETGLSLDQLERIFSQSEEPVTRWGQLGLGGRWTDAPIRLHGRNPASGTYAFFKSKALKKQDYNAGLTEHPGSAEVVAAVAADPYAIGYSGIAYMTDDVRAAPLQDSEGAVVGANEANAASGKYPLARNLYITLNIDPATGPSDLLKEFMRFAYSKEGQQTVAEVGYFPVSVEAAKRAAVPFQ is encoded by the coding sequence ATGAAGAAGATTCATCAATCGCTCTTAATCACCTTGACCGGAATGATCGGCCTTTGGATGCCGGCTTGCCAGACTCGCTCGACCTGTGGTCCACAAAGCCAAGCTGGCACGCAAGCTGCGCCAGTCATGGTGCCGGCGCAGAAAAGTACGCCTGCTTCCGCTTATGAACCATACAAGCTGAGAACTTCATTGCAGGGTTACCTCCGTAGTATCGGCTCGGATAGTATGGACCAAGTCATCGCCAACTGGGAATCGGAACTGGGGCGCTTTCATCCTAACCTCCGATTCCGCCATGAAGGTAAGGGCTCTTCGACTGCCATTCCCGCTCTTCTTGAACAACGTTCCGACATCGGACCGATGAGTCGTGCCGCCAAAGACGCTGAAATCGAAAAGTTTACCGGCAAATTCGGCTACGCACCCACTCAGCTTACCGTGGCGATTGATGCACTGGCTGTCTTCGTCCACCCTGACAATCCGATTCTGGAAACAGGCCTGAGTTTGGATCAACTGGAGCGGATTTTCAGTCAATCCGAGGAACCGGTTACACGTTGGGGTCAGCTAGGCCTCGGTGGACGATGGACGGATGCTCCGATCCGGCTTCACGGCCGCAACCCCGCATCCGGGACCTATGCTTTCTTCAAGTCAAAAGCTCTAAAGAAACAAGATTACAATGCCGGACTGACCGAACATCCCGGAAGCGCTGAAGTGGTTGCTGCGGTGGCAGCCGATCCCTATGCAATCGGCTACTCCGGCATTGCTTATATGACCGATGACGTGCGGGCAGCGCCCCTGCAGGACAGTGAGGGGGCGGTTGTCGGGGCGAATGAAGCCAACGCGGCCTCCGGCAAATACCCCTTGGCCCGCAATCTCTACATTACCTTAAACATCGATCCAGCCACCGGTCCCAGCGATTTGCTGAAGGAGTTCATGCGCTTTGCCTATAGCAAGGAAGGGCAGCAAACCGTTGCCGAAGTCGGCTATTTCCCGGTCTCGGTCGAGGCCGCCAAGCGCGCGGCCGTTCCTTTTCAGTAG
- a CDS encoding DUF2293 domain-containing protein: MDETLEVRPCAKPGHVLTLKGELRAVPAGWALLPPGDATLSRRIKADGPSWTVKEKKGRKLFSRGIWAPAKRIEALRFALQIERADPGYTRKLEAGRARRARQELAYAEDFTKALRDYLNFHPRYEQLAVRLAQLISAHATPVGSGTVARTKRIPIEQRAEAATIAWLRHQTTAYDHMPIPREKGARREVRRMLAKESKRLLQCYRAGHRIEVENCPLQKAIR, translated from the coding sequence ATGGATGAAACGCTCGAAGTCCGCCCCTGCGCCAAGCCTGGCCATGTCTTGACCCTAAAGGGCGAGTTACGCGCAGTGCCCGCCGGATGGGCCCTGTTGCCTCCAGGGGACGCCACACTGAGCCGCCGGATCAAAGCCGACGGTCCTAGCTGGACGGTGAAAGAGAAAAAGGGCCGCAAGCTCTTCTCCAGAGGCATCTGGGCACCGGCCAAGCGAATTGAAGCTCTACGGTTTGCGCTTCAAATCGAACGCGCCGACCCCGGCTATACCCGAAAGCTCGAAGCAGGCCGTGCCCGTCGTGCCCGGCAGGAACTGGCCTACGCAGAAGATTTCACCAAGGCTCTGCGCGACTACTTGAACTTTCATCCGCGCTATGAACAGCTCGCAGTCCGGCTGGCCCAGCTAATCAGCGCGCATGCGACACCGGTCGGCAGCGGCACGGTGGCCCGGACCAAACGGATCCCCATCGAGCAGCGAGCGGAAGCCGCGACCATCGCATGGCTCCGCCACCAAACCACCGCCTACGACCACATGCCGATTCCCCGCGAAAAGGGCGCACGCCGGGAAGTCAGGCGCATGCTGGCAAAGGAGTCCAAGCGCTTGCTGCAATGCTACCGGGCAGGCCACCGCATCGAGGTCGAAAATTGCCCCCTGCAAAAAGCGATTCGCTGA